The genome window TAAAAACAGCACGGGTGCTGGCATCAAAGAAAGATTTGATAGTAATAACGGGCTCGTTCTATCTGGCAGGGGCGCTGTATAAAAAGTTACATCCGGGTTAATTGTCATTCTGAGCGTAGTGAAGAATCTCATTTCAAGCACAAAAAGAGGCCCTTCCCCCATACCCAAATGGTTTCCAGTCGGTTGACTGAATACCGAATATCTTTCTATGCCATTTAGGTGCGGGGCGAGGGTGACAGGCTAAAGCTTCAATCTGTTTTGACCTTTTAGTGTGAGCCTTCAAGATGAACTCTAAGATAACCGCTCAATTCCTTGAAATGTTTTATCCATATTCTGGCATGGGGATCCCAAGCATCTGCTTTCTTATGCATTTCCGGATAAGTCTGCTGCGCCAGGAAAAAGCAAATATTCTGCGCCTGCCACAATTCTGGCTCTAAAGAAAGCTGGGTAAACAGATTGATAAACTCGGTAACGGTTTCCAATGTCTTTTCATTCCTGGGCGCCACCATCAACCGCTCCATCAGGTGATTAAACACACGGTTTGCCGCTATATTTAAAGCCGTCTTATCAAGCTCAACCGGGCGCCTTTTTATCTCTTCCATGACCTGTTTCATTCTGGATAGATCCAATTCTTCGTCTTCCATTGTCTTTTCCCCGAAGGCGTGCCTGCCCATAGCCGAAAGAAGCGCGTTGTTTAAAATAAAACCGCTGATGGCCGTCAAGGCCTTGGGCATCGGGACTTTTGCCTCGCGTAATATTTCCATCAAAGGATCGTAGCGTTCGTATATCTGCTGGAAAAACGCCTCGGTATCTTTCATGGTATTAGCGACTATCTGCTCCAGTATCCGGCGCTGGTCATCTTTGAACAAATGCCTTAGAGAATAATCGTGCGTTTGGAAATGCTTATCGATAAGATTAATAATTTCAGGAATGCTTCCTTTCATCGTGGCGCTTTTTATTTCCTTCTTCATTACCGTATACGACTCCTCGTTTATATAAAGGCTGACCCCGCCCAAAAGGTTATGTTCCCCCATATAAAGCATCCCGAAATTGACCATCGTTTCTTCCAGTGTGATTTTGGATTTTATTCTGGTTTTTCCGAGAATTACTTTATTACGCCCGCTTGTTAAAACTTCGTGATACTCTTTATGTATATTGTAACAATAAAGCTCGGTTTCTTCTCCGCTTCCGTTACCATTGAATCCATTATGATTAAAAAGGGACATGATGGCGAAGTGCGCGCCTACGCTCACCAAGGTCGCTTCCATCGGACGGACCAGCTTTTCGTAAACGATGGCGCCGTTCGGGTAATCCGCAAGGTTGCCTTTCGCCTCGGCTAAATTATTGATGAATACGGGCTCCAAGTTTTTACCCGTCAGCTCCCTGGTCAACTGGATAGCCCTTGCCGCATACTGCATCACCTGCACAGTTTCTATCCCGGAAATATCGTCAAAGAACCATCCGCAACTCGTATACATGAGCATCGTGTGGCGCTGCATTTCCAAGAGCTTGAGCGCGAACATCTTCTTGTTCTGGGAAAGCTTTTCAATTGCGTGCTTCCGGAAAAACTCGTCTATCGCGTTTTCGGTCCCGTCCGCGTTATGCAAAATCACATCTATATAATCGTTCCTGGCATCCCAGGGGTTTTTCACGTATTGGGCGATGTCTTTTGCGTAAATATCGCTTAAGCGGTCGCGCAGATCGTCCATCGCCTCCCTCAAGGGATTTCTCCAGGCCTGTTTCCATTCCGGATGTGCGCCGCTGTTGCACCCGCAATTATTCTGCCAGCGCTCGACCCCGTGGATACAGCTCCATGAGGTGTTTTCTATTATTTCCGCTTCGTACATGGGCGGATGTTTTTCCAGGAATTCGCCATAGATGGTCAGCTTGGCGAGCTTCTTTGATTCCACGTAATGCAGGCAATATGCCAGGGCCATATCGGCAAAGCGGTGGTGGTGTCCGTAAGTCTCGCCGTCCGTCGCCACATTGATTAACTGCGCCTCGTCGGACTTTTCCGGCGCCGAACCAATCAGGCGGTTGGCAAAAGCCTCCCCGTTATTCAAAAGCGTGCCGAAGGCGACTTCCTGGGCTATCGGCCCGTCATAGAAGAACAAGGTTATCCCTTTACCCGAAGGCAGCCTGCAGGCATAAGAGCGCCTCGGGTCTATTTTGGCGCCGTTAACATCGTGCCAGGCCGTCTCGCCGATTTTACGGATGCGCTTTGCCTGGTGCGGAGCCAGTATGGTGAATTTTATTCCCTGCTCGACGAGTATCTCCAGCGTTTCCAGGTTCACCGCGGTTTCCGGCAGCCACATGCCTTCAGGCTTGCGGCCGAAACGGTATTCGAAATCCCGAATGCCCCAGATTACCTGCGTTTCCTTGTCGCGCCGGTTTGCCAGCGGCATGATGATATGGTTATAACCCTGGGCCAACGCCGCGCCGTGCCCGGAAAACTTCTCCTGGCTGAAGCGGTCGGAATCCTGTATCAGTCGGTAAACCTTCGGGTCGTGCCGCTCCATCCAGGAAAGGAGCGTCGGGCCGAAATTAAAGCTCATCCCGACGTAATTGTTGACGATATCCGTGATGAGACCCTTGTTATCCAATATCCGCGAACAGGCGTTCGCCTCGTAACACTCCGCAGTGATGCGCTCGTTCCAGTCATGGTAAGGCAGGGCGGATTCCTGGAGTTCCACTTCCTCCAGCCACGGATTCTCCCGGGGCGGCTGGTAAAAATGCGAATGTATGCAAAGATATCTCACGGCTCCACCCACGTTGTCACTCCTGCGAAAGCAGGAGTCCTTTCACAATACTGGATTCCCGTTTTCACCCCATGTCCCGCTTTGCGGGACAGGGACTCCCTTTTGGTCCCCGTAGCGAAGCGGAGCGGGGCGGGAATGACAATTAAATAATACATATTTATATCAGCGGTAAAATATCACAATACCCAGCGGCGGTAATGTCAGTAAAAGCGAATAGCCAAATCCATGCCCGGGCTCCTGCTTTGCCTCCACCCCGCCGAAATTTCCGTGGTTCGTCCCGCCGTATATTCCGGAATCGCTGTTTAGGATCTCTTTCCAGAACCCGCCCTCCGGCACGCCCACCCGGTAATGGTATCGCGGAGTCGGCGTGAAATTGCAGGCAACCAGTATTTTCTTATCAGAGCTCGTGCCTTTCCGGGTGAAGCTGATGACGCTCTGTTCCATATCCATGTGGTCAATCCAATCGAATCCGGCCTGCTCGAAATCCAGTTCATAGAGCGCCGGCTCGCTTTTATATAACTTATTCAAATCCTCCACCCAGCGCTTGACCTCTTGGTGCGGATAATACTGCAGGAGATGCCAGTCCAGGCTCTGCTCGTGGTTCCATTCATCCCGCTGGGCGAATTCATCCCCCATAAAAAGCAGTTTCTTCCCCGGATGGGTGAACAGATAGCCGAAAAGGAGTTTCAGGTTGGCGAATTTCTGCCAATCATCCGCCGGCATCTTGCCGATAAGCGAGCCCTTCCCGTGCACCAC of Planctomycetota bacterium contains these proteins:
- a CDS encoding DUF3536 domain-containing protein; protein product: MRYLCIHSHFYQPPRENPWLEEVELQESALPYHDWNERITAECYEANACSRILDNKGLITDIVNNYVGMSFNFGPTLLSWMERHDPKVYRLIQDSDRFSQEKFSGHGAALAQGYNHIIMPLANRRDKETQVIWGIRDFEYRFGRKPEGMWLPETAVNLETLEILVEQGIKFTILAPHQAKRIRKIGETAWHDVNGAKIDPRRSYACRLPSGKGITLFFYDGPIAQEVAFGTLLNNGEAFANRLIGSAPEKSDEAQLINVATDGETYGHHHRFADMALAYCLHYVESKKLAKLTIYGEFLEKHPPMYEAEIIENTSWSCIHGVERWQNNCGCNSGAHPEWKQAWRNPLREAMDDLRDRLSDIYAKDIAQYVKNPWDARNDYIDVILHNADGTENAIDEFFRKHAIEKLSQNKKMFALKLLEMQRHTMLMYTSCGWFFDDISGIETVQVMQYAARAIQLTRELTGKNLEPVFINNLAEAKGNLADYPNGAIVYEKLVRPMEATLVSVGAHFAIMSLFNHNGFNGNGSGEETELYCYNIHKEYHEVLTSGRNKVILGKTRIKSKITLEETMVNFGMLYMGEHNLLGGVSLYINEESYTVMKKEIKSATMKGSIPEIINLIDKHFQTHDYSLRHLFKDDQRRILEQIVANTMKDTEAFFQQIYERYDPLMEILREAKVPMPKALTAISGFILNNALLSAMGRHAFGEKTMEDEELDLSRMKQVMEEIKRRPVELDKTALNIAANRVFNHLMERLMVAPRNEKTLETVTEFINLFTQLSLEPELWQAQNICFFLAQQTYPEMHKKADAWDPHARIWIKHFKELSGYLRVHLEGSH